A DNA window from Camelina sativa cultivar DH55 chromosome 17, Cs, whole genome shotgun sequence contains the following coding sequences:
- the LOC104756736 gene encoding quinone oxidoreductase-like protein At1g23740, chloroplastic translates to MKAWVYGEYGGVDVLKLESNIVVPEINEDQVLIKVVAAALNPVDAKRRQGKFKATDSPLPTVPGYDVAGVVVKVGSAVKNFKEGDEVYGDVSEKALEGPKQFGSLAEYTAVEEKLLGLKPKNIDFAQAAGLPLAIETADEGLVRTEFSAGKSILVLNGAGGVGSLVIQLAKHVYGASKVAATASTGKLELVKSLGADLAIDYTKENIEDLPDKYDVVFDAIGMCDKAVKVIKEGGKVVALTGAVTPPGFRFVVTSDGEVLKKLNPYIESGKVKPVVDPKGPFPFSRVADAFSYLETNHATGKVVVYPIS, encoded by the exons ATGAAGGCGTGGGTGTACGGTGAGTACGGCGGAGTTGATGTTCTGAAGCTTGAGAGTAACATTGTTGTGCCGGAGATTAATGAAGATCAGGTTCTGATTAAAGTTGTTGCCGCTGCTCTTAATCCCGTTGACGCTAAGCGACGGCAAGGGAAATTTAAAGCCACTGATTCGCCTCTTCCG ACTGTTCCGGGATACGACGTTGCCGGAGTAGTGGTGAAGGTTGGGAGTGCGGTGAAAAATTTCAAAGAAGGAGACGAAGTTTACGGAGACGTGAGCGAGAAAGCATTAGAAGGTCCTAAGCAGTTTGGTTCTTTAGCAGAGTACACGGCCGTGGAAGAGAAGTTATTAGggctaaaacctaaaaacatcGATTTCGCGCAAGCCGCGGGGCTTCCGTTGGCGATAGAAACTGCTGATGAAGGTCTTGTTAGGACTGAGTTCTCCGCCGGGAAGTCTATTCTTGTTCTTAATGGTGCCGGAGGTGTAGGGAGCCTTGTGATTCAG TTGGCTAAGCATGTGTATGGAGCTTCGAAAGTTGCTGCAACAGCGAGTACAGGGAAGCTGGAGCTAGTGAAAAGCTTAGGTGCTGATTTAGCTATTGATTACACTAAGGAGAACATAGAAGACTTGCCTGACAAGTACGATGTTGTCTTTGACGCCATTG GGATGTGTGATAAGGCAGTGAAGGTGATTAAGGAAGGAGGGAAAGTTGTGGCCTTGACCGGTGCTGTTACGCCGCCTGGTTTTAGATTCGTTGTGACATCTGACGGTGAAGTTTTGAAGAAACTAAACCCATACATTGAGAGTGGGAAGGTGAAACCTGTGGTTGATCCCAAAGGACCGTTCCCATTCTCACGTGTCGCTGATGCCTTTTCATACTTAGAAACGAACCATGCCACAGGGAAGGTCGTTGTTTATCCCATCTCTTGA
- the LOC104756737 gene encoding beta carbonic anhydrase 3, with product MSTESYEDAIRRLEELLSKNADLGNVAAAKIKKLTDELEELDSNKLDAVERIKSGFIHFKTNHFEKNPTLYNALAKSQNPKFLVFACADSRVCPSHILNFQPGEAFIVRNIANMVPPYCKTKYSNVGAALEYPITVLNVENILVIGHSCCGGIKGLMAIEDDTAPTKTDFIENWIQICAPAKNRIKQECKDLSFEDQCTNCEKEAVNVSLGNLLSYPFVRERVVKKKLSIRGAHYDFVKGTFDLRELDFKTTPVFALS from the exons ATGTCAACAGAATCGTACGAAGATGCCATTAGAAGACTCGAGGAGCTTCTGAG TAAAAACGCGGATCTCGGGAACGTGGCGGCTGCAAAAATCAAGAAGTTAACAGACGAGTTAGAAGAACTTGATTCCAACAAGCTAGATGCCGTAGAGAGAATCAAATCCGGGTTTATCCATTTCAAGACAAATCATTTTGA gaaaaatcctacttTGTACAATGCACTTGCCAAGAGCCAGAACCCCAAG ttTTTGGTATTTGCTTGTGCGGATTCACGAGTTTGCCCTTCTCACATCTTGAATTTCCAACCTGGGGAAGCCTTTATCGTTAGAAACATTGCAAACATGGTGCCACCTTATTGCAAG ACGAAATACTCTAATGTTGGTGCCGCCCTTGAATATCCAATTACAGTCCTCAAC GTGGAGAACATTCTGGTGATTGGTCATAGCTGCTGTGGTGGAATAAAGGGACTCATGGCCATTGAAGATGATACAGCTCCCACTAAGAC TGACTTCATAGAAAACTGGATCCAAATTTGTGCACCGGCCAAGAACAGGATCAAGCAGGAATGTAAAGACCTAAGCTTTGAAGATCAGTGCACCAACTGTGAGAAG GAAGCCGTGAACGTGTCCTTGGGGAATCTGTTGTCTTACCCATTCGTGAGAGAAAGAGTGGTGAAGAAAAAACTTTCCATAAGAGGAGCTCACTACGATTTCGTGAAAGGAACATTTGATCTCCGGGAACTCGACTTCAAGACCACCCCTGTCTTTGCCTTGTCTTAA